The genomic region GCTACTGCATACAGTCTTACACTATGATATCCATATTATAACAGTGGATCTCCCAGGCTAGATACATagatacactcaccagccactttattaggtacaccttacTAGTACCAGgatggaccccttttgccttcagatcttaattcttggtgtcatagattcaacaaggtgctgaaaacattccttagagactttggtccatattgacatgatagcatcacacagttgtctgctgcacatccatgatgtgactctcccgttccaccacatcccaaaggtgctcctttggactgagatctggtgactgtggaggccattggagtacagcgAACTCATTGTCAggttgagatgatttgagctttgtgacatggtgcattaCCCTGCTCGAAGTAGCCATCAGgtgatgggtacactgtggtcataaagggatggacacggtcagcaacaatactcaggtaggctgtggtgtttaaaccatgctcagNNNNNNNNNNNNNNNNNNNNNNNNNNNNNNNNNNNNNNNNNNNNNNNNNNNNNNNNNNNNNNNNNNNNNNNNNNNNNNNNNNNNNNNNNNNNNNNNNNNNNNNNNNNNNNNNNNNNNNNNNNNNNNNNNNNNNNNNNNNNNNNNNTTGaaccattctcctctgacctctggcatcaacaaggcattttcacccagagaactgctgctcactggatattttctctttgtgggaccatcctctgtaaaccctagagatggttgtgtgtgaaaatcccagtagatcagcagtttctgaaatactcagaccagcccatctggcaccaacaaccatgccacgttcaaagtcacttgaTTCAcatttcttccccattctgatgctcagtttgaacttcagcaggttgtcttgaccatgtctacatgcctacatacactgagttgctgccacgtgattggctgattagctacttgcgttaacgagcagttgaacaggtgtacctaataaagtggccgctAAGTGTAGATAGATAGAAAAGCTAAAAGCACTGATAAGAGACAAAAGATAGGGCCATAATATGAACTTTAATATGTACTGAATACACACTGAACAGTATTAATTATATAGTACATTCAggggtgtagtggtagttgatgagctGGGTGcactactaggtagatgggtaggttactgaggaggaggtgggaaTACTCTAATTTATATTACAGTGGCTTTTTGTTGATAGGTTGATAGCTCAGTTGTCATGATGAATTCTCCGCTTGTGTTTCAGATTGCAGCTAAGATCGGAGGTGACGCTGGACCACCCATGAACAACAACACTGCAGCAGATAGCTTTCCATTCACTGCACAGAAACGACAGCTGGAGGATGCAGGTATGACGACACGACTCAGTGTGCAGTCTCCTTGATATACTGCTTACAGACatgtcacaacacacacacacacacacagttacagtaGATATCTCTGGTTTCCTCACCTGACAGATGAACCCGAAAGCAAGAAGCTGGCTGCACAGAGTGACTTGGATTCAGCCAATGCATTGTGTGAGTTCATCCTGTTATTTTATGCCCTGTTTACTTTTTGCGTTGTGATGTTTATAACTCACAGCTGACACAATTTAATATAGACTTCCAGGTGCACAGTACTTCTGTTCCAGTAGTTTGCCCCTTTGCCCTTGTCTGTCCATGCTTCCCCTCCTCTGTGTCTCACAGTCCGTCAGTAATCCAAAACCTCTCCCATGCTCTGTTTTTTCAAcctctgttttctgttgttgtccCATCTCAGCCATTGGTGCCCAGCTAGCTGCTCTTGCACAACAAAGGTGAGAACTCAGAGCTTTCTGTTGATGAGGGTGTATTATGAAGAAGTTTTCGGCCCTTGTATCATGACAGTGGAGAAAAACATGATTGTGGTAAAAATGTGATTATAAAGTTTCCTGCCTGATTTGTTGCCTCTTTTTTGTCCTCCTCGCTTGCTGATGGTGTCAGACCCACCTCCAACACAGAGGAATACAGTGTACCAGACAGCATGGTGGGACTCAGTGAGTGCAAATATTGATGCCGAACTGTGTCTGCGATTATATGGCAAGAAAACAGACGCCACTATTGAGAGTGTGACCCACCAACATCACAGTTTGCTCTCTCTTCATCCACAGTTATTGGCCGCGGAGGTGAACAGATCAATAAGATTCAACAGGAGTCAGGCTGCAAGGTTCAGATAGCTCCAGGTACTGTCTGATAAACAGATGGCCACAGTTTTCATTATAGTTTATGACGTTATTTCCCTTTTGGCTTAAACTCTTATAATACATATGtactctatgtgtgtgtgtccagacagCGGAGGACTTCCAAACAGGAGCGTGTCTCTCACAGGTTCCCAAGACTCCATAGAGTGAGTATTAGACTTTCTAGAAACAGGTTAAAATATTCCAGGTTTCGCCCTCATTCCAAAAAAGAAACTGTTTATATGGCtgataaaaatatgaatattccactaatattgctgtttacatgcagctgtgcatactcaGATTAACATGCTGTGGCATGTCATTtagtggaacagctggagccGCTTGTCAATTagcttcttttttaaaaaagttttcgACCGGTGGTGGACTTGTTGGAccgtgcaaacacagcctcccttttttattcttctaaccatcttcttgaaaaggttgttGCGATATTAAAAACCTGTCTATGTCCAAGTCTTTCATGATGTTAAAAGTAGCCGTGTTTCTCCTTCCGACTAGAagtgtgggcttttcttttgggcatgcttCTCTTCCCCGGCCTTGCAAACTGTTAGCAAGAATATATCAGATTTTTTTAGAGTGATGTTaagcataataaaaaaaattctaaatacCGATTCACTCTGTTTGAAGCCCCGTTCTCTCATGACCTATTGCTGAATTGCTCTGTGTCACTTTCCATTTTATCAGCTTCATTACATGAGTTTGTGAAATTTATGATGCGTAACATCTTCCTTTTGTAGGAATGCCAAAAGGCTGTTGGATGAGATAGTGTCACGAGGGAGGGGCACACCCCCTTCTTCCTATCATGAGTCCACCAACGGGCAGAACGGCACGGTGCATGAGATGATGATACCAGCTGGCAAGGCTGGGCTAGTCATTGGAAAGGGTGGAGAGACCATCAAACAGCTTCAGGTATTGGAATGTTGCAGTGTGGTACCTTTAGTTTTGTATATGAAAATGTTTCATGAATAGAGCCAGGAACCTATTGATTTTTATGCTGCAGTAGAGTCAATCACAAAGATGCACATTACCATAATCTTTGACTGTGGAACATTTCAGGAACGTGCAGGTGTGAAGATGATCCTGATCCAGGACGCCTCTCAGGGACCCAATGTCGACAAGCCTCTGCGCATTATAGGCGATCCCTACAAAGTCCAGGTGCATTCATAAAAATCATGTCAAGTTCAACATAAATGTGTGTTGCTGAGTTGCCACGTGCTGTAATCATAATGTGTTCCTTTCCTACCTTTCAGCAAGCCCAGGAGATGGTACAGGAGATTCTGAGGGAGAGAGACCATGGTGGCTTCAGTGAAAGAAATGACTTCGGTTCCCGAATGGGGGGAGGCatggatgtgagtgtgtgtgtgtgtgtgtgtgtgtggagggggatTAGTGGTGGGGTTAGTTGTCTTTGAACCAAAACCAAGTCTATAAAAAAACTTCTGTTTCCCACTTAGATCCCCGTACAGAGACACTCAGTCGGTGTGGTTATCGGGCGAAACGGAGAGATGATCAAGAAAATCCAGAACGATGCTGGAGTTAGGATACAGTTCAAACAAGGTCGGACCCCTGTGTCTTTTTTAATGGGTGCATTCACACATTTTCCTCGTTTCTTGATGTAATATTTTGCATGAACAGCACATTTGGGTTCTCATTAGTGTCCAGACTTGAAAGTTTAATGTCTGAAGCCAGAGGTGTCTCTGTACCAGATCTCTGTACCAGACATGTTTTCTGCTGTCCCCTGGACGACAGGACGCCATTAGTCTTGAGCCCTGCTTTTTTACCTACGCTAAAATTGGTGTgacacagcagaaaaacatgAGCCACTGTCATCATTAAGTGTCGTCTTATTTGCTGATAGACTGACTTAATGAGGTAAATATCCGCCAATACCTATGCTCAATTGATAAATTAGTGCATCCCTGTATGTCACCAACTGAAACAGTTAGCAAATTCATAAAAAGTGGATTTAAATGACACTATCCTAATTGAAGATTTTGTCCTTCTTTtatagacttttttttgtcttttaccaAATGATTAGTGTAAATTAAAGATACCAAACACCAGTGTTAACCGTGttatcagtttttttaaatttacaggTAGCTGAATACACTGTTAAGTCTCATTTTGGTGGAAGTTCTCCAAATATGTGAATGCCTTTACACACgagtttgtgtgtgcagagcaAATGTTCTCTTTTTCACCTTCGAGTGGTATGCCTACACAAATATTGGGTTCATCCCAATACCTCATCTCGCATCCATGTTTCCCTCACTTGCGTCTCTTCCTCGCGTCTTAGCTCCGCCCTTGTCAGACACGGGGGAGAGATGCAAGGAgagaagaaataaagaaatatgcCTCAAGAGAAATGACAAGTCTTTTCCTCTGAAACGTCACATGAAGCGATATCCATTTGtgatgacagcagcagatgatTACAGCTTTATTAACAGCTATAGAAACTTAATGGAGTTTGTGTCTgcacataaaatatatatatatatatatatatatatatatatataatgataCAGATGCAGCTATCAGTAGCAGGGCAGCAGTCTTTTGTCTCTGTTAACAAACACCTGCACATGAAGAACAACCTGCATTTCATTCTATATTTTACTGTGCCCCACAGAATgcctttgtattttttattcattatttgcaTTTGTATATATTGATATTCTGACTGTGAGTTCATTACTCAGTAACCCAGAATATGATGATGGTGTAATGCTGGAAATGATTTATAAGGCCAAATGGCTGCACTCGTATAtcttctcttccctctcctctgaaAGCTTCCTCGACTCCTTGACTCCTCCAAGTGCATGTAACGAATTGAGACGTCCTTCAAGATGGGGGGTGTCAATCGATTTCTGGGTCAAGTGATCGAGGATAGAGGAGTCGAGGAGGGATATTGGGATGAACCCCTAGTGTCAAGGGCAGACATGACTTCTTCAGTGTGTTGAACTGAGTGATTTGTCACCACTATAAGCAGATAGCCTACACTTGGCGTGTGTGAGGTCTGGAGTTACAGGGTTTGGTGTTGATTCTCAGTACTATAAGTAACGTGAttcaaaatatcaaaactaTAGCTCATATGTATAATAATACAGCAGATTTTAATCTTTCTTACAGATGACGGGACTGGTCCAGATAAGATCGCCCACATCAGTGGTCCTCCTGAACGCTGCGAGCATGCTGCCCAGATCATCAATGACCTGCTGCAGAGCATCAGGGTCAGGGAGGAAGGACAGGGGGTATGGATCACTCTTTCTTACATATGCATGGGGTGTCAAAATGTCTAAAGCATGCATATGTTCACTCATAAACCAGTAGACATAATCGCTAGAGTGTAGCACAGTATCATCTTATCTGGTTGTGGAGAACAGTGTGTGTGGCAGCAGGCCTGGGGCAAATTTTGTAGCTTCTCCGCATAGTGTTTGCATCAGCAGTAAGATGAAGTATCATGCTATATATAGACATAGCACTGAGGTGTTCTCTCTCTTCCATCCACAGGGTCCCCCAGGTCCTCCAGGCATGCCTGCAGGCAACAGGGGCCGAGGTGGTGGACAAGGCAGCTGGGGGCCCCCTGGAGGGGAAATGACTTTCTCTATTCCTGCCCACAAGTGCGGACTTGTGATTGGCCGGGGAGGGGAGAATGTCAAGTCCATCAACCAGCAGACGGGGGCCTTTGTGGAAATCTCTCGACAGCCACCTCCCAACGGAGACCCCAACTTCAAGCTGTTTATCATTCGGGGCTCACCGCAACAAATCGACCATGCCAAGCAGCTCATTGAGGAGAAGATTGAGGTATGTAGCAAGATTGTTTTTTAGTTACATGTAGGAAAACTgacaccttttttctttttcttcatttgaTGTGTGATTATATTATGTCTTACAGGGTCCTCTGTGTCCTGTGGGCCCGGGGCCAGGTGGACCAGGTCCTGCTGGTCCAATGGGTCCCTACAACCCCAACCCATACAACCCCGGACCGCCTGGGGCACCTGGACCACCACAGTGAGTAGCTACAACTAATGTGCAGCTGTTTGCGTTGCTTTACAGtcacatttaaagggacagttcacccccaaaatcaaaCTAGATTATTTTGTTGTGAGTTGCTGGGTGTTagctatagagatgtctgccttctctccagtataatggaactagatggcactcagcttgtggtgctcaaagtaccatttcatcatcatgacactctgcaactcacaccgaaacaatccagattgataaatagctctacaggtaaaAGGGAGAATAATTAGTTTGGATTTTGGgataactgtccctttaagaagaTAAATTTTCTCATCATATCAGGATGATGAATGAGAGGTTTTTAATgataaacattttcttttctcctcagCGGTGGTCCTCCAGGTCCTCACCAGTACACCCCTCAGGGCTGGAGCAACACCTACCAGCAGTGGCAACCCCAGGCACCCCATGACCCCAGTGAGTCACCTTTGACCTCACTGCCTCTCCTGGTTTTCTGGGatcaatgtttatttttgctcatCTTAGCATGTTCACATCCCACGACAGTACTTTCATCCCAGGCTGTAGGTTTTATACGCTCCCAGTCATTTCAGATGAGTAATggcatttttttctaaatctgtgAAGGTCAGCAGGAGTACTGATGGAAATGTTGTGATTAGATGCACTGTCTTCACTTAAAGCAGCTCTGGCTaaccctgtctctgtctcccccctgGTCTCCAAGCCCGGTCTCCAGGCCAGTAGCAGGGGCTCACCCTCACCCTATGAGGACCTCACCCCCTCCACCCTGCGTCTTTTCTAGGCAAGGCAGCAGCCAATGATCCCAACGCAGCCTGGGCCGCCTACTATGCTCAGTACTACCAGCAGCCATCGGGGGCTGTGCCAGCCCAGTACCCTGCTAACCCACCTGGAGGTGCCCAAGCATCAGGGGACCAGACTCAGCCCACACAGACGCCGGGGGGCCAGCCGGATTACACCAAGGCCTGGGAGGAGTACTACAAGAAGATGGGTGAGACACCATCTGTAACTTTACCTGCTGTTAACTAACAAATGTTAGGTTTATTTGtggtgagtgagtgtgtggggAAACCCTGGAAAGTCAGGTGGCTACCGTCAGAAGTTCAACACCATGAACTTTGCATAGTGGAGCAAAATCTGTGTCTGTTCACGTGGGTGGCAACCGCTTCATACCCCCAC from Epinephelus moara isolate mb chromosome 18, YSFRI_EMoa_1.0, whole genome shotgun sequence harbors:
- the LOC126405869 gene encoding far upstream element-binding protein 2-like — its product is MSEYNAVPPPGPGAPLGGQAALGNGAGGIKKDAFADAVQRARQIAAKIGGDAGPPMNNNTAADSFPFTAQKRQLEDADEPESKKLAAQSDLDSANALSIGAQLAALAQQRPTSNTEEYSVPDSMVGLIIGRGGEQINKIQQESGCKVQIAPDSGGLPNRSVSLTGSQDSIENAKRLLDEIVSRGRGTPPSSYHESTNGQNGTVHEMMIPAGKAGLVIGKGGETIKQLQERAGVKMILIQDASQGPNVDKPLRIIGDPYKVQQAQEMVQEILRERDHGGFSERNDFGSRMGGGMDIPVQRHSVGVVIGRNGEMIKKIQNDAGVRIQFKQDDGTGPDKIAHISGPPERCEHAAQIINDLLQSIRVREEGQGGPPGPPGMPAGNRGRGGGQGSWGPPGGEMTFSIPAHKCGLVIGRGGENVKSINQQTGAFVEISRQPPPNGDPNFKLFIIRGSPQQIDHAKQLIEEKIEGPLCPVGPGPGGPGPAGPMGPYNPNPYNPGPPGAPGPPHGGPPGPHQYTPQGWSNTYQQWQPQAPHDPSKAAANDPNAAWAAYYAQYYQQPSGAVPAQYPANPPGGAQASGDQTQPTQTPGGQPDYTKAWEEYYKKMAQAGGSVPGTAPAAPGAAGGASSTTGGQPDYSAAWAEYYRQQAAYYGQTGQAPGQPATPQQGQTQ